The genomic stretch ATTGCAAAAGATGAATTTCTTGCAATGATCACACATGAATTAAAAACTCCTCTTGTACCAATTCAAGGGTATTCAGATATTTTGCTTAACGAACATTTAGGAAAACTAACTGACAAACAAAAAGAAAGAATCAGTATTATAAAATCAAGTTCTGAAACATTATTATCAATTATTTCAGATTTACTTGACGCTCAAAAATTGGATTTGGGACAGTTACGAATGACAAGAGCAGAAACAGACATCAAGGATACGATTACAAAATCCATTGAAAGATTAAAACCAGAAGCTGAAACAAACAATATAGAAATTTCTTCAAACGCTACAAGCATGATCATAAATCATGATTCTGAAAGAATAGGGCAAGTGATTACAAATTTGATTAAAAACAGCATTACAGCAATTCAACCTAATGCTGGAAAAATTCAAGTTATGATGGAAGACAATCCAGATAATGTTAAAATTTCAATTAAAGACAACGGAATTGGAATACCTTTAGACAAACAAAAAGATCTATTCAAAAAATTCTATCAAGTTGATGCTACATTAACAAGAGAGAGGGGAGGTAGCGGATTAGGTTTAGCAATCTGTAAAGGAATTATCGAAAATCATTTTGGAAAGATTTCAGTACAAAGTATACCAGGTCAAGGATCAACTTTTTCATTTACAATACCCAAAAATAGTGAAAATATGAAATCTCCATTAAATTCTGCTTAAAGAAAACAAACTTTCAGAGCTAAAAACACTCACACTCTCAAAAAAATGGAGATTTAGGGACCAAGAGTATGAAAGAAAGTAATGAAAAAAATAATGAATTTTACAACAATTGCACTAAATATTTTGAATTTTTAAGAAAAAGAGGCATAACGGACTATGATTTTGAAGATGAATACTATTTCACCATGCCTGCAATTTCAAGTCATTAGATAACACAAGACTTACGAATCAATATACAATTGCTAATACATGGATGCCAGATTACAAGATTACGCAGACAAGATTGTGAGATATGCTCAGACACAAGGTGTTCAATATTGCGATGTAAGGGCAGAGCAACAAGAACAAAAATCAGTATTTTTAGAAGATAATCAAACAGAATTCATTAGAAATTATGAGGATAGAGGATTAGGCATAAGAATTATCAAAGATAAAGCATGGGGTTTTTGTTCAATTACAAATCCTCAATCATTTGAACAAATTAAAGAAATTTTAGATAATTCAATTAAAAACTCAAATACTCAAAAACAAAAAGAAAATGAAATTAAATTATTTCCAAATACATCTCAAAAAAAACAAATCAATTATCCAGTTTTAAAAAAACCAAGTATAGATAACATAATAGAAATAGGATTAGAATGTAGTAGTATAATTTCAGAGACACCAAAAATAATTAAGTCAATTATACATCCACGATATTCAATTAATTCAAAATATTTTGTAAATTCAGAAGGTTCAGAAATTCTACAAAATTTTACAGATGTTGTCATAGATATGGTTGCAACTGCTCACGATGATGGAATTACTCAATCAGTCAACATTACAGAGGGAGGGAGAGGAGGATTAGAGCAAATTCAAAAAAACAACAAAAGTTATGATAGTGCCAGAGAAATTTCAGTAAAAGCATCACAGTTAACAAAAGCTAAACCAATAAAAGAAGAAAAAGCAACAGTGGTGATGAATCCAGATTTTGTCTCATTACTTACACATGAAATACTTGGACATCCATCAGAAGCTGATAGAGTATTAGGAAAAGAAATGGCATGGGCAGGAGGAGCATGGTGGAAAAACAAACTAGGAGAGAAGATAGGTTCTGAAAATCTCAATGTGTTTGATGATCCAACCATAGAAGAAAGTTTAGGATGGTATCAATTTGATGATGAAGGGATCGAAACTAGAAAAACAACTCTTGTTGAAAATGGAATATTAAAAAATCATATGCAAAACAGAGAAACAGCTTATGAATTTGATTCTCCACCAACAGGAAACATGAGAGCTACAAATTATCGATTCATTCCACTAATTCGAATGGCATGTACATGTATTGCAAATGGAAATTTAAAAGTAGAAGAAATTATCAAAGAGACTAAAAATGGATATTTAATTTCAAACATGAAAATTCCCTCAATAGATATGAAACGGTATAACTGGAGCATATCTTGCCAATATGCACAGAAAATTGAAAATGGGGAAATTACAGATTTGCTAAAAGATGTGATTGTGATGGGAATAGCACCTGGATTTTTCAAATCAATTGATGCCTGTGGAAATGATTTTACAGTCAGACCAATCACCAATTGTGGAAAAGGAGATCCCATGCAATCAATGATAATGGGCAATGGAGGACCAACAATCAGAGGAGTTGCAACAGTAAAGAGTGTGAATTGAAAAATGAATCAAAAATTAGAAGATATTAAACAAAATGTAATAGAATGTACAGAATGTGATCTATGTAAAACTAGAACTAATTCAGTTCCAGGGAAAGGAAATTTTCATTCAGAAGTGATATTTGTAGGAGAGGCACCTGGAAGAAACGAAGACAAGAGCGGAGAGCCATTTATCGGAATTGCAGGGAAAAAATTATCTGAAGCATTAGAAGGGGCAGGAATTACAAGAGAAGAAGTATACATCACCAACATAGTCAAATGCAGACCTCCAAATAACAGAGTTCCAACAGCGATTGAACGAGAAACATGTCAAGATTATCTTAAAGAAGAAATTTCAATTATTAAACCAAAAATTATTTGCATACTAGGAAATACAGCATTTAATACATTGTTAGGAGGTTCTGAAATTACAAAATTTAGAGGTAAACTAGTACAAAAAAATAAACAGATGTATTTTCTAACAGTTCATCCAGCAGCTACTATCTACAATCAAGAACTAATCAAAGTTTTGAAAAAAGACATTGTGAAGTTATTTGATCTAGTAGAAGAATTAAAAAATAAAAAAAAAGTGAAAATTGACATTGAATATACTACCTAGAGAATTTTATTCAAAAGATACAGTTAATGTTGCAAAAAATCTCCTAGGAAAAAAAATAGTTAGAAAAATAGGAAAAAGCGAAATATCAGGAATAATTACAGAAACTGAAGCATACAAACATGATGATGATCCTGCAAGTCATGCATTTAGAAAAATTACAGATAGAAATAGAGTCATGTTTGAAGAAGTAGGTTCTGCTTATGTCTATTTTACATATGGAATGTATTTTTGCTTTAATGTTGTGGCTAGATCCCCAAAAGTTGCTGCAGGAGCAGTACTAATTCGAGCAATTAAGCCTGTAAAAGGAATAGAAATCATGCAAAAAAATAGAAAAAATCCAGATTTAAAGAACCTCACTAATGGTCCTGCAAAATTAACTCAGGCCCTAAAAATCACCAAAGAACATTATGGAATAGATTTAACAAAAAAATCAGAATTATACATTTCTGAAGGAATCAATCCAACAAAAATTACCGCAACACCAAGAGTAGGCATAACAAAAGCAGTAGACAAATTATGGAATTTTAAAATAAAAAATTAATCTTTGTTATTTTCATCCAGAGTCCATGGTGCAAATCTTCCAAGAATTTTTGCCCAATCTAATCTCAAAAGCAAAACAATTACAGAAGTCATCATCACACCAAAAATGATTATTCCAATGTAAACAGGAGTTGCATCGTCAATGTTTTCTAGAAAAGGTTCAACTAGAGACAACCCCAAATGATGTGAAATAAACACAATAGAATAACTAAGAACAATTTTTCCAATCAAAGTTGCAATAAAAAATCTCTTCGGATTGTATTTTGCAAGACCTAAAGGAACGTATACCAAATCATCGGGTATCGGTGTTGCTGCTGCAAAAAAAGCGGCACCTGCACCATATCTTTTAACCAATCGCTCAAAAGGTCGCATTCTCTTTCGTGTTTGTTCTTTGATAATTTTTCTACCACCGTAGCTGACGTAAAAAATAATTTGTTTTGCTACAGTTGCAGTAATTGCTGAAAGTAATGCTAAGACATGCAGATCATATTGATCACCAACAGACATAGTTGCAAGAAGTAAAAATCCAGGCAACGGAACAAACGGAACTAGAGAGCCAAAGAAATTCACCAAGGATAAGCTGAGATATCCTACTTCAGGAGCAAATGGAAATAGATCAACAAAATCCACAATTCAAACTATTTTCAGGCATTATTTAATTAGATCTAGAATGAAAATCTTGCAATTCATTAAAATATCATCTTTTTAGAACTCTATCAATTGTCAAAAAAAGATTTCGAAAGTATTTGCAATACCATAGCCACAATTAGTCCATACATCAGATTTGTAGGCGTAATTGGTGAAAGTGGAGACTTGTTAGCATACAAAAGAAGACCAGATTTAGTGCCACTTCTCAATGAAAAAAATACACAGTATCAATTCTCACACATTGCGATAAAGACAGATTTGGAAGGGTTTTTCGATAAAAATCTAGGAGAAATTGAATTTGTATGGGAAGAAAGAAAGAAAGTTCAAACTATTTCCTTTGCAATCAAAAAATCAAGAGTATGGATATCTATTGATAAAAAAGTCATCAGATCCGAAATGTTAAGAATTATCGATTCATGCTTGCCAATTGTAAAAAAATATTCCTGACATATGAAGTGTCCTTATTGTGAAATCGATTTAGATTCACTTAGCATGACAGATGGGTTAAAACATATTTTAGAACATAAAAAAGAATTACAAAATTAACTTATTTGAGGAATTAAACTAAAAAATATGAAAAAGCCAGATGAAATTGAAAAATTAATTGATGAAATCAGTTTTAGAAAATCAAATGCTAAAAACTATCAAAAGATGAAAGCTGAAGAAATCAGCAAAGAATTACGAGACATAATGAAGTTTGAACAAGATTCATTTAAGAAAATTGAAAAGTTTGAGAAAACTAGACAAAATACAGATTTGGTTCAATATGCAAAAATGATTTGTAAAAACACCACAAGCAGAGAGATAGCACAACTACAAGAAATTTATTTAAAAAAAATTGATGAAGAATATCTCAATTTAAAATAAAATTATTTATCATCTTCATATAACCAACATCTAACATAGCCCGTATCAGTTTTGAATTTTGGAGGCAATTCTCTACATTTTTCAATGGCTAAAGGACATCTATCAATAAACCTACATTGAGTTGGAGCATCAAGTAGACTAGGAGGAATTCCTTTAATGTATTTTGGAACATTGCCTTTCAAAGTAGGGATGGATTCTAAAAGACCTTGAGTGTAAGGATGTTTAGGATTCTTGTATATTTCTTCTGAGGAGCCAAACTCCACCATTTGACCTCCATACATAATGCCAATTTTATCTGCAATTTCAGATAAAACTGCTAAATCATGCGTAATTAACATAAAAGACATGCCATCTTTTTTGAGAGATTTGAGTAAATTGATTATTTGTGCTTGAATTAAAACATCTAATGCAGTAGTAGGTTCGTCTGCAATCACAAATTGTGGTTTCAGTAATAAGGCCATTGCAATAATGACTCTTTGTTTCATTCCACCACTAAGCTCATGAGGATATTTTTTTAGAACGTTTTCATCAAGATTAACAGAATTCATTGCATCTAAGATCAGTTGTTTTGAGTCACCCTTGAAAGTATGTTGTTTTAAAATTTCCATAAATTGTTCATTTATTGTAAAGACAGGATCAAGAGAATTCATCGCACCTTGAAAAATCATAGAAATTTTTTTCCATCTGTATTCATTATCAAATGCAGATTCGTCAAGATCTAAAATAGAATTACCATCAAAAACTATCATCCCATTTGCAGTACCTCCAGAAAGCATTCGGATTATAGATAAGCCCAAAGTACTTTTTCCACATGCACTTTCACCTGCGATTCCAATAGATTCACCAGTTTTTAATTCAAAATCAACATCATCTACTGCATAAACAGGACCTTTTGATGAAGAGTACTTTGCAGATAATCCATTAACTGTAAGAAACGTCATAATTTACACAGATCCAAACTATGATTTTTGTTTTGCACTAAGGGATATAAACAACATTATCAGAATGAAAAAGTCGATTCAAATGAAATTACCAATTTGTGGCTTTGATGCAAAAAATTCA from Nitrosopumilus sp. encodes the following:
- a CDS encoding ABC transporter ATP-binding protein, yielding MTFLTVNGLSAKYSSSKGPVYAVDDVDFELKTGESIGIAGESACGKSTLGLSIIRMLSGGTANGMIVFDGNSILDLDESAFDNEYRWKKISMIFQGAMNSLDPVFTINEQFMEILKQHTFKGDSKQLILDAMNSVNLDENVLKKYPHELSGGMKQRVIIAMALLLKPQFVIADEPTTALDVLIQAQIINLLKSLKKDGMSFMLITHDLAVLSEIADKIGIMYGGQMVEFGSSEEIYKNPKHPYTQGLLESIPTLKGNVPKYIKGIPPSLLDAPTQCRFIDRCPLAIEKCRELPPKFKTDTGYVRCWLYEDDK
- a CDS encoding TldD/PmbA family protein, whose protein sequence is MDARLQDYADKIVRYAQTQGVQYCDVRAEQQEQKSVFLEDNQTEFIRNYEDRGLGIRIIKDKAWGFCSITNPQSFEQIKEILDNSIKNSNTQKQKENEIKLFPNTSQKKQINYPVLKKPSIDNIIEIGLECSSIISETPKIIKSIIHPRYSINSKYFVNSEGSEILQNFTDVVIDMVATAHDDGITQSVNITEGGRGGLEQIQKNNKSYDSAREISVKASQLTKAKPIKEEKATVVMNPDFVSLLTHEILGHPSEADRVLGKEMAWAGGAWWKNKLGEKIGSENLNVFDDPTIEESLGWYQFDDEGIETRKTTLVENGILKNHMQNRETAYEFDSPPTGNMRATNYRFIPLIRMACTCIANGNLKVEEIIKETKNGYLISNMKIPSIDMKRYNWSISCQYAQKIENGEITDLLKDVIVMGIAPGFFKSIDACGNDFTVRPITNCGKGDPMQSMIMGNGGPTIRGVATVKSVN
- a CDS encoding VTT domain-containing protein yields the protein MDFVDLFPFAPEVGYLSLSLVNFFGSLVPFVPLPGFLLLATMSVGDQYDLHVLALLSAITATVAKQIIFYVSYGGRKIIKEQTRKRMRPFERLVKRYGAGAAFFAAATPIPDDLVYVPLGLAKYNPKRFFIATLIGKIVLSYSIVFISHHLGLSLVEPFLENIDDATPVYIGIIIFGVMMTSVIVLLLRLDWAKILGRFAPWTLDENNKD
- a CDS encoding uracil-DNA glycosylase; translated protein: MNQKLEDIKQNVIECTECDLCKTRTNSVPGKGNFHSEVIFVGEAPGRNEDKSGEPFIGIAGKKLSEALEGAGITREEVYITNIVKCRPPNNRVPTAIERETCQDYLKEEISIIKPKIICILGNTAFNTLLGGSEITKFRGKLVQKNKQMYFLTVHPAATIYNQELIKVLKKDIVKLFDLVEELKNKKKVKIDIEYTT
- a CDS encoding DNA-3-methyladenine glycosylase — its product is MNILPREFYSKDTVNVAKNLLGKKIVRKIGKSEISGIITETEAYKHDDDPASHAFRKITDRNRVMFEEVGSAYVYFTYGMYFCFNVVARSPKVAAGAVLIRAIKPVKGIEIMQKNRKNPDLKNLTNGPAKLTQALKITKEHYGIDLTKKSELYISEGINPTKITATPRVGITKAVDKLWNFKIKN